Proteins from a single region of Candidatus Aenigmatarchaeota archaeon:
- a CDS encoding ferritin-like domain-containing protein produces MGIVTYLYLSERRRTKIILERLEKVDFRTLQEKIEKLVEEENKYFSRLFEMEIQLENYRKAAWIIGEKVDSLEEKFKEIEKLPKDYEMTYRDVVRKILEMENKFNDRFKMLTEAVLELGKKRKGK; encoded by the coding sequence TTGGGAATAGTTACCTATCTTTATTTGTCTGAAAGAAGAAGAACTAAAATCATTCTTGAAAGACTCGAAAAGGTTGATTTTAGAACACTCCAGGAGAAGATAGAAAAACTGGTTGAAGAGGAAAACAAGTATTTCAGCAGGTTATTTGAGATGGAGATTCAACTGGAGAATTACAGGAAGGCTGCATGGATTATTGGGGAGAAAGTTGATTCACTGGAAGAGAAATTCAAGGAAATAGAGAAATTACCAAAGGATTATGAGATGACATACAGGGATGTTGTGAGAAAGATCTTGGAGATGGAAAACAAGTTTAATGACAGGTTCAAGATGTTGACGGAGGCTGTTCTGGAGTTGGGGAAGAAAAGGAAAGGGAAATAA